The stretch of DNA AATAATGAAAGGGCACAAGATCGGAGCGTATCAGGCGAAGCTGGTCAAAGACAACCTGTGATCAGTATCTGTTCATTTCCGATTTCATATATTCTCTTAAAAGGCATGTCGCATAATTCCCCTTCGTAAGGGAGAAGCTGACCTCGTATCCGTCGCCGGCGATCCTGTGCGACAGACCTGCCACGGGACACAGTATCTCCCTCCTGCTCCCCTTCGAACTGCAGTGCGGCAGCCCTGGGACAATGAAGTCCTTGCCGGAGATCCTCTCGTTTTCAATGACGGATCTCTCGATCTCTCCCATCTCTCCTTCCGCTATCCTGCTTTCGGAACCGAACAGCGATATGGTAACGAACGCCCTGCCCGATCTGACCTGTCTTGTCACAAGGTCAATGTTGTTCGGCGTCGTAGCGACAGGGTTCTCATGCTGAGGCACCCTGTTGGAATCCAGGGGGATGACGACATCCCCCACTATGGGTCTGTTCAGAGGGATGCCTTTCCCCATACGTCCGCTGAGCATCCTGTTGAAAAGATATGACTGGTAGGCATGCACGAACATCATCTGGAGGTTCTTAGGGAGTTTTTCTATGGCCCCCTTCCAATCGTCTGGGTAAGAGACAATGTGTTCCACCATGATCTTCTCGAACGACAGCGAATCCGGCATATCTTTCAGAAGGGAGGACCAGTCGCCGTCTTCAGACAGGGCTCTTCTCGCGTCCGTGACATCCTCGTCCTCGAATGCGGACAGGTCCGAAACATAACTTCGGACAGCTCCTTCTATATCTCCTCTGACTATGGATTCGCCGACCTTATGCGTTATCGGCCTGACAGATCCGAACCTCTGCACTCCGAAATAGTTCGGAAAGCCCCCCTTATCCTTCACGGCCGAGGAAACGGCGTCAAGGGTCTCAGAGATGTCGTTCTCCGGGACAGTGCACTCTCTGACCCTGACCGCAAACGAATTCCCCAGCAGGTCCCCGATCTGAACCCCTCTTTTTGCAGTGTATGGCTCTTTGATCTCCACATCCTTGAGGGAGATCCTTTTCATAGAATCGATGGGGCATTCGAAGGACATTAGCTGCGTCGTCACCGCTCTTTTGTCCTTTGTCCCGGCAAAGCCTATCTTTTCGCGGGATATGCCGAGGCCTCTCGAAAGCAGTCTTACGAGGCGGTTCGTTTCCCAATTCCTGCTGGTAACTTCTGCGATAACGAACCTTCCGTCCGCAGCGGCCTCAGGTCTGTCCGATATCTCTTTTACAACAAAATCCTCCGGCTCTTTTTTGAGACGTCCGCCGGTCCCGTCCGTGTCGCTCAGGTAGAAGGACATGCCGATGTCCGCTTCGGCGGTGCGGCATTCCCTGTACGGGCCGTTCATTGCTTTACCGTTGCAAAATAGGCGGATATTGCTTTGGAGGCCTTCTTCACCGCGTCCTCAGGCTTTCCTTTGCTGACTTCCACATGTAAAACGGCGTCGGACAGCTCCGGGTGGTGGTTTATGTATCTCACCAAATTGACGTTTTTGTCATCGCTGAGCATCTTCATCATAAGCTCTATGATCGTCGGGTCCTCGCCGGTGAATCCGAGCGTTATCGTCTTATCTGTCTTTTCGACGGTATAGACTTCCATGCGTTGCGATTACGATACGAATAATAAAGTTTTCGTAAACGCGGCTTCTCCTCCTTCTGAGAGGAGGAGCTCCGCACTTATAGGACATACCTAGTCCGTTTTTATGATTCTGCGTATCGGAACATAAGCAGGCTGGAGGATATTTTTCCCATGAGCCATCCGGGCAGCAGTTTTTCAAAATCTCAGATGTCTGGTTTTCCGTCATAAGAGTATGGCGCCTTCTCAGCCGGAAAGTGACGTGCGTATGAATGTCTTTACTGAAGATGTGCCAAAACCTCTTGTCAGTATATAGTGGGATTCTGTTGTCAACCGAAACCTATGAGAAAATCCCTATAACTTTCGGCTGAAAACCTATATTTCAATAAATATATACCTGCAACTGAAACAATATAAAATTTGAAGATACATTTAAATATGCCAGATGGAGAATGACAAAGTTAAATGGAGAGAAAGTAAGGAAAGAGTAGGAACGTGATCACATATAACTGTTTTGATGCGGGAGTGTTCTTTCAATCCCTTGTATTTTCACATAACGCTTTTTTTAAAGCATAGGCCGCGCTAAACGATGAAAACCGCTGAAATCTATTGAAAAAAGACGGGATCAAAGGTCGTATAGTTGCATCCAACAGAACCTATAT from Candidatus Methanoplasma cognatum encodes:
- the truD gene encoding tRNA pseudouridine(13) synthase TruD; this translates as MNGPYRECRTAEADIGMSFYLSDTDGTGGRLKKEPEDFVVKEISDRPEAAADGRFVIAEVTSRNWETNRLVRLLSRGLGISREKIGFAGTKDKRAVTTQLMSFECPIDSMKRISLKDVEIKEPYTAKRGVQIGDLLGNSFAVRVRECTVPENDISETLDAVSSAVKDKGGFPNYFGVQRFGSVRPITHKVGESIVRGDIEGAVRSYVSDLSAFEDEDVTDARRALSEDGDWSSLLKDMPDSLSFEKIMVEHIVSYPDDWKGAIEKLPKNLQMMFVHAYQSYLFNRMLSGRMGKGIPLNRPIVGDVVIPLDSNRVPQHENPVATTPNNIDLVTRQVRSGRAFVTISLFGSESRIAEGEMGEIERSVIENERISGKDFIVPGLPHCSSKGSRREILCPVAGLSHRIAGDGYEVSFSLTKGNYATCLLREYMKSEMNRY